The following DNA comes from Capsicum annuum cultivar UCD-10X-F1 chromosome 7, UCD10Xv1.1, whole genome shotgun sequence.
GGCTGGTGCTAGTTCCCCATTTACTTGAAACACGTTTAGTTTATTTTCACTTAGGTATCGTGTTTCCTGAAACACATTATTTCTGCATCTTAGTTATGTATCTGGGACATTATTTATTATAATGACCAAGTTTCTTCTAATGATAGCATTTGCCCTTAGGCTTAGCCACACCACCATTAGCACTTGAAACCTTATGaggattctttttttttcctctttcgaCTTAGAAATCGAAGATAAAGGTTTGTCAACCATCAATGCCGTAGGAGGAGCTTGTTGCTTAATAATAGATTTTATCGCTTGCAGCTCATTTAATAGTTTTACAAGAGATAAGTCcatcttattcatgttataatTCAAGCAAAAGTGCTGCAAACTGTCTAGCAGAGTCTGTAGGACCATCTCAACAAGAGACTCCTTATCAATAACTGCACCAAGAATTTCCAGCTCGTTCAATAGACTCGTCATTTTAAGAACATGTTCCCTTACCGAAGTTTCTTCAACTATTTTTGTGGTCAAAAGAGCTTTCATGGTCGTCTGCTTTGTAGCACGATTTTGCTCTTCGAACATATCTTTGAAAGATTCAAGCATATCATAAGCAGTAGTCATGGACTGATGTTGATGCTGCAACACATTTGCCATAGCGGCAAGAATGTAGCATCTTGCCATCTCGTCGGCCTTGACCCACTTATCATATGATTTAATCTTATCATCAGTGGGTTCAACCAACTTAACAGGACATTTGTCAACCAACACAAATTTAAAGCCCTCAGCAGTAAGAACAATATCCAAATTACTTTTTCAGTCCACATAGTTAGGGCCTTCTAATTTGTTTTGATTCATGATAGAAGTTATAGGATTAAATGAAGACATGGTTAATCtcttatataatcaaattaaatagATCATTAAACATGTTGCAgaataataaaattcttcaaaaaccACATCACACATATAACCATGCACATAAACAGTTAGAATCGTTAGGGAAACTTAACCATTTAAGCAAATATACATGTAATGTTAGATATTTTATCTCTTAAATGAAATAGAACCAACTTAGTTGAAGAGTCAACTGTTGATTTAAGTTAGGTAAATATCACATTTCATATGTCTCTATACCAGTGAATCGAGATGTAActtagttgaaaaattaatacAAGTCATAAAAAACAAAAGACTATAAAATAGTATAACAATATACAAGTTTATTCGATGGGGAAGATGACTGATG
Coding sequences within:
- the LOC124885712 gene encoding uncharacterized protein LOC124885712, with translation MARCYILAAMANVLQHQHQSMTTAYDMLESFKDMFEEQNRATKQTTMKALLTTKIVEETSVREHVLKMTSLLNELEILGAVIDKESLVEMVLQTLLDSLQHFCLNYNMNKMDLSLVKLLNELQAIKSIIKQQAPPTALMVDKPLSSISKSKEEKKRILIRFQVLMVVWLSLRANAIIRRNLVIIINNVPDT